The proteins below are encoded in one region of Bacteroidales bacterium:
- the dnaK gene encoding molecular chaperone DnaK, with amino-acid sequence MGKIIGIDLGTTNSCVAVMEGSEPVVIPNSEGRRTTPSIVAFIDKGERKIGDPAKRQAITNSKRTVYSIKRFMGETFDRVTKEIKRMPYEVVRGDGNLPRVKIDDRQYTPQEISAMILQKMKKTAEDYLGQEVTEAVITVPAYFNDSQRQATKEAGEIAGLVVKRIINEPTAAALAYGLDKNHKDIKIAVFDLGGGTFDISILELGDGVFEVKSTNGDTHLGGDDYDHVLIDWLADEFKKDEGVDLHKDPMALQRLKEAAEKAKIELSSSTETEINLPYIMPVDGVPKHLVKKLTRAKFEQLTDHLTQATIEPCKKALEAAGLIASQIDEVILVGGSTRTPAVQEVVEKLFGKKPSKGVNPDEVVAVGAAIQGGVLTGEVKDVLLLDVTPLSLGIETLGGVFTKLIEANTTIPTKKSEVFSTAADSQTSVEIHVLQGERPMANGNRTIGRFHLDGIPPAPRGIPQVEVTFDIDANGILNVSAKDKATGKSQNIRIEASSGLSDDDIKKMKAEAEANAEADRKAKEEIDKINSADAMIFQTEKQIKEFGDKIPADKKAPLEAALTELKEAHKNKNIAAIDAAMVNINTAWQAASEEMYKAAQQQQPAGGAEQQQQQQAQGEEKKDGDSTVTDVDFEEVKDK; translated from the coding sequence ATGGGAAAAATAATCGGAATAGATTTAGGAACAACAAACTCATGCGTTGCTGTTATGGAAGGCAGCGAACCTGTTGTAATACCAAATAGCGAAGGCAGAAGAACCACTCCTTCAATAGTTGCTTTTATTGATAAGGGTGAAAGAAAAATCGGCGACCCTGCAAAACGTCAGGCAATTACTAACTCTAAAAGAACTGTATATTCTATAAAAAGATTTATGGGAGAAACTTTTGACAGAGTTACCAAAGAAATTAAGCGCATGCCATATGAAGTTGTTCGCGGTGATGGTAACCTTCCAAGAGTTAAAATCGATGACAGACAATATACTCCACAGGAAATTTCGGCAATGATACTTCAGAAAATGAAAAAAACCGCTGAAGATTATCTTGGACAGGAAGTTACTGAAGCTGTTATTACAGTTCCTGCATACTTTAACGATTCGCAACGTCAGGCAACTAAAGAAGCAGGTGAAATTGCAGGACTGGTAGTGAAAAGAATTATCAATGAACCAACTGCTGCTGCTCTTGCTTATGGCTTGGATAAAAATCATAAAGATATAAAAATTGCAGTGTTCGACCTTGGCGGCGGAACATTTGATATTTCAATACTTGAGCTCGGTGATGGTGTTTTTGAAGTTAAATCAACAAACGGCGATACTCATCTCGGCGGCGATGATTACGACCATGTACTTATTGACTGGCTTGCCGATGAATTTAAAAAAGACGAAGGTGTTGATTTACACAAGGACCCGATGGCTCTTCAACGCCTGAAAGAAGCTGCTGAGAAAGCTAAAATCGAACTTTCAAGTTCTACCGAAACAGAAATTAATCTTCCGTATATAATGCCCGTTGATGGTGTTCCAAAGCATCTCGTGAAAAAGCTAACACGTGCAAAATTCGAACAACTTACCGACCATTTGACTCAAGCAACAATAGAGCCGTGCAAAAAAGCTCTTGAAGCTGCAGGTTTAATCGCCAGTCAGATTGATGAAGTTATTCTTGTGGGCGGTTCTACACGAACTCCTGCGGTTCAGGAAGTGGTGGAAAAATTATTCGGCAAAAAACCCTCGAAAGGTGTAAACCCCGATGAAGTTGTCGCAGTGGGAGCAGCAATTCAGGGCGGCGTTCTGACAGGCGAAGTAAAAGATGTTTTACTGCTTGATGTTACTCCTCTTTCACTCGGAATTGAAACTCTCGGCGGCGTATTTACTAAATTAATTGAAGCAAACACAACCATACCTACAAAAAAATCAGAAGTATTTTCCACTGCTGCCGATAGTCAGACATCAGTTGAAATTCATGTTTTGCAGGGAGAACGCCCTATGGCAAATGGCAACAGGACAATCGGAAGATTTCATCTTGATGGTATCCCGCCTGCACCACGCGGAATTCCACAAGTTGAAGTTACTTTCGACATTGACGCAAATGGAATATTAAATGTTTCGGCAAAAGATAAAGCAACCGGCAAATCACAAAATATAAGAATCGAAGCATCTTCTGGCTTGAGTGATGATGACATAAAGAAAATGAAAGCCGAAGCAGAAGCAAATGCCGAAGCCGACAGAAAAGCAAAAGAAGAAATTGACAAAATCAATAGTGCGGATGCAATGATTTTCCAAACCGAAAAACAAATTAAAGAATTCGGCGATAAAATTCCTGCCGATAAAAAGGCACCTCTCGAAGCTGCTTTAACAGAACTCAAAGAAGCACATAAAAACAAAAACATTGCTGCAATTGATGCTGCTATGGTAAATATAAATACTGCATGGCAGGCAGCTTCCGAAGAAATGTATAAAGCCGCCCAGCAACAACAACCAGCCGGCGGTGCCGAACAACAACAGCAACAACAAGCACAAGGAGAAGAAAAAAAAGATGGTGACAGCACAGTTACCGACGTGGACTTTGAGGAAGTGAAAGATAAATAA
- a CDS encoding cysteine desulfurase: MEFDIKKIRADFPILKQIIYNKPLIYFDNAATTQKSLSVIESISEYYKTINSNIHRGVHHLSILATNQYEETREIIQKFINAKSKNEIIFTRGTTESINLIANTFAKRFINKNDEVIISTMEHHSNIVPWQMACEEKEAKLKVIPINESGEIIFGEFEKLLNKKTKIIAITHISNVLGTINPIKKIIEKAHNFNIPVLIDGAQSAAHTKIDVQELDCDFFCFSGHKMYGPTGIGVLYGKEKLLDELPPYQGGGDMIDKVTFEKTTYNKIPLKFEAGTQNIADAIGLKSAIEYINKIGIENIFRYEKEILDYATKKLLEIEGLKIFGTSKNKTSVISFLVGNIKPDDAGEIIDKFGIAVRTGHHCAQPLMDWYKIPGTVRASFAFYNTKEEIDMLAKAIHRVKVMFS; encoded by the coding sequence ATGGAATTTGACATAAAAAAAATTCGCGCTGACTTTCCGATATTAAAACAAATAATATATAACAAACCTCTTATTTATTTTGATAATGCTGCAACAACGCAAAAGTCACTTTCGGTAATAGAAAGCATTTCCGAATATTATAAAACCATCAACAGCAATATTCACAGAGGCGTTCATCATTTAAGCATACTTGCTACCAATCAGTATGAAGAGACGCGTGAAATAATACAGAAATTCATAAATGCAAAAAGCAAAAACGAAATAATATTTACAAGAGGTACAACGGAAAGTATAAATTTAATAGCGAATACATTTGCAAAAAGATTTATAAATAAAAATGATGAAGTTATAATTTCCACAATGGAGCATCATTCCAATATAGTTCCGTGGCAAATGGCTTGCGAAGAAAAAGAAGCAAAACTCAAAGTAATACCTATTAATGAAAGTGGAGAAATTATTTTCGGGGAATTTGAAAAACTCCTGAATAAAAAAACAAAAATTATTGCAATAACTCATATATCAAATGTTTTAGGCACAATCAATCCAATAAAAAAAATTATAGAGAAAGCTCACAATTTTAATATTCCTGTTCTGATTGACGGGGCACAGAGTGCTGCACATACAAAAATTGACGTGCAGGAATTGGATTGTGATTTCTTTTGTTTTTCGGGACATAAAATGTACGGACCAACAGGAATAGGAGTTTTATACGGGAAAGAAAAATTACTTGACGAGTTGCCTCCATATCAAGGCGGCGGTGATATGATTGACAAAGTTACTTTTGAAAAAACCACTTACAATAAAATTCCTTTGAAATTTGAGGCAGGAACGCAAAATATAGCAGATGCGATAGGATTAAAGTCCGCGATTGAATACATAAACAAAATCGGAATTGAAAATATTTTCAGGTACGAGAAAGAAATCCTCGATTATGCCACAAAAAAATTATTGGAAATTGAAGGACTTAAAATCTTTGGCACTTCAAAAAATAAAACAAGTGTGATTTCATTTTTAGTAGGTAATATAAAACCCGATGATGCGGGAGAAATAATTGATAAATTCGGTATTGCTGTGCGAACAGGACACCATTGTGCACAACCGTTGATGGATTGGTACAAAATTCCCGGCACCGTTAGAGCATCATTTGCTTTTTATAATACTAAAGAAGAAATTGACATGCTGGCAAAAGCAATTCACAGAGTTAAAGTGATGTTTTCTTGA